From the genome of Muricauda sp. SCSIO 64092, one region includes:
- a CDS encoding TlpA family protein disulfide reductase, whose protein sequence is MKPRFPFLRKIGWSDWAFGLFVVLLIIPQTRKPIQVGINRLKVAIWSPGVHTTKEADSVAAFTYSLRDLEGKEATRRIGDGRITFLSFWATWCAPCIAELPSIEALYQDYGDAVDFVLVTYENPEVVQRFLSKKGIQLPVFHPLTEVPEVLQSSSLPTNYIIDAEGNILIKEKGAANWNSKKVRGLLDGLIKQP, encoded by the coding sequence ATGAAACCACGATTTCCATTCCTTAGAAAGATAGGCTGGAGCGATTGGGCCTTTGGGCTTTTTGTCGTACTACTTATCATTCCCCAAACCAGAAAACCGATTCAGGTGGGAATCAACCGTTTAAAAGTCGCCATTTGGTCCCCTGGGGTGCATACCACCAAGGAGGCGGATTCGGTTGCTGCCTTTACTTATTCCCTTCGGGATTTGGAAGGTAAGGAAGCGACGCGACGTATTGGGGACGGACGTATTACCTTTTTGAGCTTTTGGGCGACCTGGTGCGCTCCCTGCATTGCCGAATTGCCCAGTATTGAAGCTTTGTACCAGGACTATGGGGATGCGGTGGATTTTGTCCTGGTCACTTATGAAAATCCGGAAGTGGTGCAACGGTTTCTATCGAAAAAAGGAATTCAACTTCCTGTTTTCCATCCACTTACTGAAGTTCCCGAGGTGTTGCAATCCAGTAGCCTCCCGACGAATTATATCATTGATGCCGAAGGGAATATCCTGATCAAGGAAAAAGGGGCCGCCAATTGGAACAGTAAAAAGGTTCGGGGGTTGTTGGATGGTTTGATAAAGCAACCGTAG